GAGTTGTTTTCTGGTTAGATGGAAAGCTTAAATCGACTATTAATTGTCTGGTCCATATATTTAAGAACTGAAAAGGATTTGCAAAGTATGACGCACCAAAATGTTATCAAACTATGTCTAACAATATATCTCAACATCAAGTTTCTACAATGATGCATTTGGTTTTCCACTTATGGGGACTAACACAAAAGTAACAActgaaaaataactaaaacttgAAAAGAAATATGTATATAGAAACTAGACATTAGATGTAGAAGAAGAATGAACAACCTTGTTTTGTCTCCCTACAAGCCAAAGCATGGTCCTCCTAGCAAAAGATGGTGTTTTCACTTCCAAAGATGACGCATCTTCGCccttttgattctcttcttcgCTTTCATTTTTCGCATCCTGGTTCGATAACTCGAAAGAGAATGCTCTACCTGAAGCTGATGAAACCAATGCACCATCCTCTTTGCCTTGAACCTTACTATGCTTCTCCTTCTTTCCCCTCAGCCAAATTTTCGACACCGAAAAGCTCTCCCTTCCAGCTACATTATTCTCTGTGGCCTCTTCCACAATCCTCATCGACCCGCTCCCACTGAATTTAAATCTCCCTGATGGATCAAACCCGCATTCAGACATAGCCGTCCTGTGACCGGGCAAGGGACGGTTCTTTCTTGGTACTTTCTTGGTTGAAACATGAACCTTAAGTGCAGTTTTTTCATCCATTATATACTCATATGACCCCATTGAAAAACATCTCCTATCATTTAAACTGCTACTATTACCAATATTATTATTGCTATTATCAGTGTTCCTAAACTTCCCTAGCTTAACTGCAAACGGAACAACCTTTTCAACCGAACCACCCAACTCACCATCTTGGGTTTGGTCTCCACGACCCGAACCCAGCCGGGTCGGTCCAAGATCATTGTTTCCAACAAATCCCAGTTGAGAACTGGACCGTGAAAGAGCATTAGTATGCACATCATCAGCATCATTCGCAGCCACACAAGCAATCTCTCTCGAGCTATGATCACCAGCGGATTCAAGAACGAGGAGAAGCGAGGGACGTTGATCTCGCTGAGGAGAGAGATCAGAGAGGAGACTCGATCTGCACAAGGGACAAGTCGAGTGAGAGAGAAGCCACGTGTCGATACAATCAACGTGAAACGCGTGGCTGCATTCAGGCAAAAGCCTGAGCTTGTCCTCTGTCTCGAACTCGCAGAGACACACGGCGCAATCGAAAGGGTAGTTCTTGAGACCGACGATGGACTTGTAATGAAAAACAGGTAACGTGTCGATGAAGGATTGGTCGACTCCGGAGTCGTGGAGGTGGAAAAGCTGCTGAAGCTG
This Raphanus sativus cultivar WK10039 unplaced genomic scaffold, ASM80110v3 Scaffold2225, whole genome shotgun sequence DNA region includes the following protein-coding sequences:
- the LOC108853964 gene encoding RING-H2 finger protein ATL13-like is translated as MIKTTQNLLSPSSLPRSNTNFDLNSKISPSILLIIIILSIIFFISGLLHLLVRFLLTPSSRDSEDYFDNVTALQGQLQQLFHLHDSGVDQSFIDTLPVFHYKSIVGLKNYPFDCAVCLCEFETEDKLRLLPECSHAFHVDCIDTWLLSHSTCPLCRSSLLSDLSPQRDQRPSLLLVLESAGDHSSREIACVAANDADDVHTNALSRSSSQLGFVGNNDLGPTRLGSGRGDQTQDGELGGSVEKVVPFAVKLGKFRNTDNSNNNIGNSSSLNDRRCFSMGSYEYIMDEKTALKVHVSTKKVPRKNRPLPGHRTAMSECGFDPSGRFKFSGSGSMRIVEEATENNVAGRESFSVSKIWLRGKKEKHSKVQGKEDGALVSSASGRAFSFELSNQDAKNESEEENQKGEDASSLEVKTPSFARRTMLWLVGRQNKVVHSSSTSNV